In Streptomyces durocortorensis, a genomic segment contains:
- a CDS encoding iron chelate uptake ABC transporter family permease subunit translates to MPQALATTTAPPPPTASSWSSRRRAHRLLGLGIAVGALLVAVVLSVAIGSAMLPLDVVWQALTAPDGSASHATVSEARVDRTLLGIVVGVSLGVAGALMQALTRNPLADPGVLGVNAGAGFAVTLGVAVFGLTRIEQYLPFALVGAVAGSAVVYLAASGGRGGPSPLRLTLVGVAFTAVLAGVSHTLALIDTETFDRMRFWGAGTITDRPTGTAGDIVPFVLAGLLAAACCARPLNAIALGDDAARAVGLRVGATRCGVVIAVALLCGAATAAAGPLMFVGLMVPHAVRWLTGPDWRWILAYSAVLAPVIVLVADVLGRLIVNPAELPVGVMMPLIGAPVLILLVRGSRVRSL, encoded by the coding sequence ATGCCACAGGCGCTCGCGACGACGACCGCGCCCCCACCACCCACCGCGTCGTCGTGGTCGTCGCGTCGCAGGGCGCACCGGCTCCTCGGCCTGGGCATCGCCGTCGGCGCGCTCCTCGTCGCGGTGGTGCTCAGTGTCGCGATCGGCTCGGCGATGCTTCCCCTCGACGTGGTGTGGCAGGCGCTGACCGCCCCCGACGGCTCCGCCTCGCACGCCACGGTCAGCGAAGCCCGCGTGGACCGCACGCTGCTCGGCATCGTCGTCGGCGTCTCCCTGGGCGTGGCGGGAGCGCTCATGCAGGCCCTGACCCGCAACCCGCTGGCCGACCCGGGAGTCCTCGGCGTCAACGCGGGCGCGGGATTCGCCGTCACTCTGGGCGTGGCCGTCTTCGGCCTCACCCGCATCGAGCAGTACCTGCCCTTCGCCCTCGTCGGCGCCGTCGCCGGTTCGGCGGTGGTCTACCTCGCCGCGAGCGGCGGACGCGGCGGGCCCTCGCCGCTGCGGCTCACCCTCGTCGGGGTGGCCTTCACGGCGGTGCTGGCCGGGGTTTCCCACACCCTCGCCCTGATCGACACGGAGACCTTCGACCGTATGAGGTTCTGGGGAGCGGGCACCATCACCGACCGTCCGACAGGCACCGCCGGTGACATCGTGCCCTTCGTGCTGGCGGGCCTGCTGGCCGCTGCCTGCTGTGCGCGCCCGCTCAACGCGATCGCGCTCGGCGACGACGCCGCGCGGGCGGTCGGGCTGCGGGTCGGCGCCACCCGGTGCGGTGTGGTGATCGCGGTGGCCCTGCTGTGCGGTGCCGCGACGGCCGCCGCGGGCCCGCTGATGTTCGTCGGCCTCATGGTGCCGCACGCCGTGCGGTGGCTCACCGGGCCCGACTGGCGCTGGATCCTTGCCTACTCCGCCGTCCTCGCCCCGGTGATCGTGCTGGTCGCCGATGTGCTGGGCCGGCTGATCGTGAACCCCGCCGAGCTGCCGGTCGGCGTCATGATGCCGCTCATCGGCGCGCCCGTGCTGATCCTGCTGGTGCGCGGAAGCCGGGTGAGGTCCCTGTGA
- a CDS encoding ABC transporter substrate-binding protein: MSAPARLLAVALVATLALTGCSASGPSDDGDKGSAAKTRTVTTDYGKVKVPTAPKRVVVLNHALAGYLYDLDVPVRATIPEDADGKGEFSPYWEKEAKEDGTTFLPWSVDGFDLEAILALEPDLIVGGGIGFPLFQAEKVYDDLSGIAPTVLVGKKLGDWRSQFSFLADDVFGKADVYEKHLAAYDKRITEVKESITPPPGPVSFLALTGDGTAYGLVESVGLPTELKKVGIEPAPVFAKGGFKVYGQGGDMFELSTEKVGQTITQPSVFVMGFNADTTDVATLKKNPVYSALPAFKTNHAYDLPYWVLRGDYDESMALLDVIEKKFS, from the coding sequence ATGTCTGCTCCTGCCCGCCTTCTCGCCGTAGCGCTCGTCGCCACGCTGGCCCTCACCGGATGCTCGGCCTCCGGCCCGTCGGACGACGGGGACAAGGGGTCCGCCGCCAAGACCCGTACCGTCACGACCGACTACGGCAAGGTGAAGGTACCGACCGCGCCCAAGCGCGTGGTCGTGCTGAACCACGCTCTCGCCGGGTATCTCTACGACCTCGACGTGCCGGTGCGCGCCACCATCCCCGAGGACGCCGACGGGAAGGGCGAGTTCTCCCCGTACTGGGAGAAGGAGGCGAAGGAGGACGGCACGACCTTCCTGCCGTGGAGCGTCGACGGCTTCGACCTGGAGGCGATCCTCGCCCTGGAGCCCGACCTCATCGTCGGCGGCGGCATCGGCTTCCCGCTGTTCCAGGCGGAGAAGGTGTACGACGACCTCTCCGGCATCGCTCCCACCGTGCTCGTGGGCAAGAAGCTCGGCGACTGGCGGAGCCAGTTCTCCTTCCTCGCGGACGACGTGTTCGGCAAGGCCGACGTCTACGAGAAGCACCTGGCCGCGTACGACAAGCGGATCACCGAGGTGAAGGAGTCGATCACACCGCCGCCCGGTCCCGTGTCGTTCCTCGCCCTCACCGGCGACGGCACCGCCTACGGCCTGGTGGAGAGCGTGGGCCTGCCCACCGAGTTGAAGAAGGTCGGCATCGAGCCGGCGCCCGTCTTCGCGAAGGGCGGTTTCAAGGTGTACGGGCAGGGCGGTGACATGTTCGAACTGTCGACCGAGAAGGTGGGTCAGACGATCACCCAGCCGTCCGTGTTCGTCATGGGCTTCAACGCGGACACCACCGACGTCGCCACGCTGAAGAAGAACCCCGTCTACAGCGCGCTGCCCGCCTTCAAGACGAACCACGCCTATGACCTGCCGTACTGGGTGCTGCGCGGCGACTACGACGAGTCGATGGCCCTGCTCGACGTCATCGAGAAGAAGTTCTCCTGA
- a CDS encoding helix-turn-helix domain-containing protein: MTSLGTVVAENAIRFLGHDTHQHDEPHLVYVVSGNARLSADGEEWRLGRHEALWLAPRVPHALRIEPGGMALGPLLNASDQPRCRVQPLGAVPAIVEVMTTTLGAAPTTAEQVGPFRQALGRVLKGISRQYFPVVLPAHPAVRALAREALRTPAVTLEELAAQHRMSARQVQRVFLDETGLPFTRWRNRARMNAAVEHLRGGGELTAAARAAGYATRAGLLRALSRESGVPVSALTTDAVGALGGR, from the coding sequence ATGACATCCCTCGGCACCGTGGTCGCCGAGAACGCCATCCGCTTCCTCGGTCACGACACGCATCAGCACGACGAGCCGCACCTCGTCTACGTGGTCAGCGGCAACGCCCGCCTGTCCGCCGACGGTGAGGAGTGGCGGCTCGGACGCCACGAGGCCCTCTGGCTCGCTCCCCGCGTACCGCACGCGCTGCGGATCGAGCCGGGCGGTATGGCGCTCGGCCCCTTGCTCAACGCCTCTGACCAGCCGCGATGCCGGGTGCAGCCGCTCGGGGCGGTCCCCGCGATCGTCGAGGTCATGACCACCACACTCGGTGCCGCGCCGACCACGGCGGAGCAGGTCGGGCCGTTCCGCCAGGCGCTGGGGCGTGTGCTGAAGGGCATCTCCCGGCAGTACTTCCCCGTCGTGCTGCCCGCCCATCCCGCCGTGCGCGCACTCGCCCGCGAGGCCCTGCGTACCCCCGCCGTGACGCTGGAGGAGCTCGCCGCACAGCACCGGATGAGCGCACGCCAGGTGCAGCGCGTCTTCCTCGACGAGACCGGACTGCCCTTCACACGGTGGCGGAACCGGGCCAGGATGAACGCCGCCGTCGAACACCTCCGCGGCGGAGGTGAGCTGACGGCCGCGGCCAGAGCGGCCGGATACGCGACCCGGGCCGGACTGCTGCGCGCGCTGAGCCGCGAGTCCGGGGTGCCGGTGAGCGCGCTCACCACGGACGCGGTGGGGGCGCTCGGCGGCCGCTGA
- a CDS encoding FecCD family ABC transporter permease, whose amino-acid sequence MNGVFVLRAGPLSLRVTRRAVVVCGLLGITLVALALWAFTLGSYPLSLGDLTAVMSGTARNSVRTVVLEWRAPRIVAAALFGAALAVGGAIFQSLTRNPLGSPDVIGFTTGSYTGVVVMLLVGASSYPALAAGALAGGLVTALVVYLLAFRRGVRGFRLIIVGIAVGALLSSVNTWFSVKADVDTALRAAVWGAGSLSAIGWPAVMMAAALTAGVALAAPVAQRRMRRLELGDDTATMLGVPVERTKLLLVVLGVTATAAVTAAAGPIAFVALAAPQIARRLTGRGTSVDLAGSALVGAVLLLGADIAAQHAIPGVILPTGAVTVCVGGAYLLVLLVRESRRGL is encoded by the coding sequence GTGAACGGGGTGTTCGTCCTCAGGGCGGGGCCCCTGAGCCTGAGAGTGACGCGCCGCGCGGTCGTCGTCTGCGGGCTGCTGGGGATCACGCTGGTCGCGCTGGCCCTGTGGGCCTTCACTCTCGGCAGCTACCCACTGAGCCTCGGCGACCTGACCGCGGTGATGTCGGGCACGGCCAGGAACAGTGTCCGTACCGTCGTCCTGGAGTGGCGGGCGCCGCGCATCGTCGCCGCCGCACTGTTCGGCGCCGCCCTCGCCGTCGGCGGCGCGATCTTCCAGTCCCTGACCCGCAACCCGCTCGGCAGCCCGGACGTCATCGGCTTCACCACCGGCTCCTATACCGGTGTCGTCGTCATGCTGCTCGTGGGCGCGAGCAGCTACCCGGCGCTCGCTGCGGGCGCGCTCGCCGGCGGTCTCGTCACCGCCCTCGTCGTGTATCTGCTGGCGTTCCGCCGGGGTGTCCGGGGCTTCCGGCTCATCATCGTGGGCATCGCGGTCGGCGCGCTGCTGTCCTCGGTCAATACGTGGTTCTCGGTGAAGGCCGATGTGGACACCGCGCTGAGGGCCGCGGTCTGGGGCGCCGGCTCCCTGAGCGCCATCGGGTGGCCCGCCGTCATGATGGCCGCCGCCCTGACCGCGGGCGTCGCCCTGGCGGCCCCGGTGGCCCAACGCCGGATGCGCAGGCTCGAACTGGGCGACGACACGGCGACGATGCTGGGAGTGCCCGTCGAACGCACCAAGCTGCTGCTGGTCGTCCTCGGCGTGACGGCGACAGCGGCGGTGACCGCGGCGGCGGGCCCCATCGCCTTCGTCGCCCTGGCGGCGCCGCAGATCGCCCGCCGCCTCACCGGGCGCGGAACCTCCGTCGACCTCGCCGGCTCGGCGCTCGTCGGCGCGGTCCTGCTGCTCGGCGCCGACATCGCGGCGCAGCACGCGATTCCGGGCGTGATACTGCCTACCGGCGCGGTCACGGTGTGCGTCGGC